A single genomic interval of Acidimicrobiales bacterium harbors:
- the nrdR gene encoding transcriptional regulator NrdR: MRCPSCASLDDKVVDSRLADDGAAIRRRRECLTCSRRFTTFERVEEVALVVVKRSGHRSPFDRAKIVGGLRAAAKNRPVSDDQLEALAAEVEEALRLEGPELTSQQIGLAVLERLRVLDDVAYLRFASVYKGFEDVGDFEREVGLLTKSTEPKRPD; this comes from the coding sequence ATGCGGTGCCCATCGTGTGCGAGCCTCGACGACAAGGTCGTCGACTCGCGCCTGGCCGACGACGGGGCAGCCATCCGTCGGCGCCGTGAGTGCCTTACCTGCAGCAGGCGTTTCACCACGTTCGAGCGAGTCGAGGAGGTCGCGCTTGTCGTCGTGAAGCGATCGGGGCATCGTTCCCCCTTCGATCGGGCCAAGATCGTCGGCGGCCTTCGGGCTGCCGCCAAGAACCGGCCGGTGTCGGACGACCAGCTCGAGGCGCTGGCCGCCGAAGTAGAAGAAGCCCTACGCCTGGAGGGGCCGGAGCTCACCAGCCAACAAATCGGCCTGGCCGTCCTCGAGCGGTTACGGGTCCTGGATGACGTCGCCTACCTGCGCTTCGCCAGCGTCTACAAGGGTTTTGAGGACGTTGGCGACTTCGAGCGAGAGGTGGGCCTGCTCACAAAATCGACGGAGCCGAAGCGGCCCGACTGA
- a CDS encoding LysM domain-containing protein, whose product MLLAGRVVVGSLGGGPLSAPEPTSPVLITQQVHVVQPGDTLWTIAQRLQPEGDVRRLVHQLSAQRSGAALQVGERITLP is encoded by the coding sequence ATGCTCCTCGCAGGGCGAGTGGTGGTCGGCTCACTGGGGGGCGGACCCCTCTCCGCCCCCGAGCCGACGTCACCGGTGCTCATCACCCAGCAGGTGCACGTCGTGCAGCCTGGCGACACCTTGTGGACGATCGCCCAGCGACTCCAGCCTGAAGGCGACGTGCGCCGTCTGGTGCACCAGCTCTCGGCGCAACGGTCGGGTGCGGCGCTGCAGGTGGGGGAGAGGATCACGCTGCCGTGA
- a CDS encoding septal ring lytic transglycosylase RlpA family protein, translating to MGRALAAIVAAALLLAATPSAPASADARSERATLLDRIAALTDEVADHEADVVAAQFRQQAAAQRLADVRARLRERAVVAYMNGGRIGGPGTGHGAPAAYLEIAAAKEQALITGHRQAAGAAEAEERRAEETAGDHRRLAKELDEARTRLDATIAAEDAQRALEQRRADEARAKAQAAREAELAAARGRARAGTSAPEGYSPSPLDPDALVPRHRRATERQREIMKQWPFGPLPAGNALPAGLRATGTRVEGIASWYGPGFDGRPTASGAIYDQEAFTVASKELPLGTFLVVSRGAARVLVLVNDRGPYIEGRVLDLSHAAATALGITGIAPVTAEVVVPG from the coding sequence ATGGGACGCGCCCTCGCCGCCATCGTGGCTGCGGCCCTCTTGCTCGCCGCCACGCCCAGCGCACCGGCATCCGCCGATGCGCGCTCCGAGCGCGCCACCCTGCTCGATCGCATCGCCGCGTTGACCGACGAGGTCGCCGACCACGAGGCCGATGTGGTGGCCGCCCAGTTCCGCCAGCAGGCCGCCGCCCAGCGGTTGGCCGACGTCCGAGCGCGGCTGCGTGAACGGGCCGTGGTCGCTTATATGAACGGGGGCCGCATCGGCGGGCCTGGCACCGGCCACGGGGCCCCAGCGGCCTATCTGGAGATCGCGGCAGCCAAGGAGCAGGCGCTCATCACCGGCCATCGCCAGGCTGCTGGAGCCGCCGAGGCCGAAGAACGGCGCGCCGAAGAGACCGCCGGCGACCACCGGCGGTTGGCCAAGGAGTTGGACGAGGCCCGCACCCGCCTCGACGCCACCATCGCTGCCGAAGACGCCCAGCGGGCGTTGGAGCAACGGCGGGCCGACGAAGCCCGGGCCAAGGCACAGGCCGCCCGTGAGGCGGAGTTGGCCGCAGCCCGGGGACGCGCTCGCGCCGGCACGAGCGCGCCCGAGGGCTACAGCCCCAGCCCGCTGGACCCCGATGCTCTGGTCCCCCGCCACCGCCGGGCCACGGAGCGGCAGCGAGAGATCATGAAGCAGTGGCCCTTCGGGCCCCTCCCTGCAGGCAATGCCCTCCCTGCCGGCCTGCGGGCGACCGGCACACGGGTGGAAGGCATTGCGTCCTGGTATGGCCCCGGATTCGACGGGCGCCCGACGGCAAGCGGGGCCATCTACGACCAGGAGGCGTTCACCGTGGCGAGCAAGGAGCTCCCGCTCGGCACCTTCCTCGTCGTGAGCAGAGGAGCAGCCCGCGTGCTCGTGCTCGTGAACGATCGTGGTCCCTATATCGAGGGACGAGTGTTGGACCTGAGTCACGCTGCGGCGACCGCGCTCGGGATCACGGGAATCGCCCCCGTGACCGCCGAGGTGGTCGTCCCCGGCTGA
- a CDS encoding 6-phosphofructokinase → MRVGVLTGGGDCPGLNAVIRAVVRKGEREYGDELIGFTDGWKGVIENRTMPLDVERCRGILPKGGTILGSSRTNPFKVEGGVERAKQSFQDNNLDALIAIGGEDTLGVANNLAAEGVQVVGVPKTIDNDLSATELTFGFHTAVQICVDAIDRLHTTAESHDRVMVCEVMGRHAGWIATYAGIAGGAAEILIPEERFDINEIAERIKHRHDKGRYASIIVVAEGAQPAEGTMALVSKEVDQFGHVRLGGIGNLVAEQIEALTGFETRVTILGHIQRGGTPTAFDRVLATRFGIAAIEAVHDGAFGHMVALRAGDIVRVPLAEAVTELKTVDPELFRHVAVPFFG, encoded by the coding sequence ATGCGAGTTGGGGTCCTGACCGGCGGGGGCGACTGCCCCGGGCTCAACGCGGTGATCCGCGCCGTCGTCCGCAAGGGTGAGCGTGAGTACGGCGACGAGCTCATCGGCTTCACCGACGGCTGGAAGGGCGTCATCGAGAACCGCACCATGCCGCTCGACGTGGAGCGCTGCCGAGGCATCCTCCCCAAGGGCGGCACCATCCTCGGTTCGTCGCGCACCAACCCCTTCAAGGTCGAAGGCGGCGTGGAGCGGGCCAAGCAGAGCTTTCAGGACAACAACCTCGACGCCCTCATCGCCATCGGCGGCGAGGACACGCTCGGGGTGGCCAACAACCTGGCGGCCGAAGGCGTGCAGGTGGTCGGCGTCCCCAAGACCATCGACAACGACCTGTCGGCCACCGAGCTGACCTTCGGCTTCCACACCGCCGTCCAGATCTGCGTCGACGCCATCGACCGCCTGCACACCACCGCCGAGTCCCACGACCGGGTCATGGTGTGCGAGGTCATGGGCCGCCACGCCGGCTGGATCGCCACCTACGCGGGCATCGCCGGCGGGGCCGCCGAGATCCTCATCCCCGAGGAGCGCTTCGACATCAACGAGATCGCCGAGCGCATCAAGCATCGTCACGACAAGGGCCGCTACGCCTCCATCATCGTGGTGGCCGAGGGCGCCCAGCCCGCCGAGGGCACGATGGCCCTGGTTTCCAAGGAGGTCGACCAGTTCGGCCACGTCCGCCTGGGCGGCATCGGCAACCTGGTGGCAGAGCAGATCGAAGCGCTCACCGGCTTCGAGACCCGGGTGACGATCCTCGGCCACATCCAGCGAGGCGGCACGCCCACCGCCTTCGACCGGGTCCTGGCCACCCGCTTCGGCATCGCCGCCATCGAGGCCGTGCACGACGGCGCCTTCGGCCACATGGTGGCGCTGCGGGCGGGCGACATCGTCCGGGTCCCGCTGGCCGAGGCCGTCACCGAGCTCAAGACCGTCGACCCCGAGCTGTTCCGGCACGTCGCCGTCCCCTTCTTCGGCTGA